DNA sequence from the Penicillium psychrofluorescens genome assembly, chromosome: 3 genome:
CCGCGGACCGACGGGCAAAGTCGCGTGAAATTATTCTTTGTTTTATAAGCGGCGAGGTTCGCCGGTCGCCCGCGCGCGATTCATGAGAATCACCATCTGCCTCTCCTAAGTTATTGTTCTATCGGTGTGGACGTGTCGGCCACCGCATTTTCCAGTCACTCCAAATCTCTATACTTGATTTGACCGAATACACCGCCAGATCCGCCAGCGGTGAACACCAACCATATTTATCCGATTGCGATCGGAACTGGCGACGGGGAAGCACAGTCCCCGTTCACcgcaccttcttcttgatggtTGGCAGATCGTGCAGCAGATCTCCGTGCCAACTGATTCATCCGCTGTCagaaaaataataataattatTCAATAATTGCCGGAAGTGCTTCCGCCTCGATCTGTCTTTTCTGCTCTGTCTCAGGCCCAACTGCAAGGGTGCGCGGAGAGTCTAGAAGCCTTTCCCCGGCATCTCTTTGTCCTCCCCCAGATGTGCTGATAAACGCCGGCCTGTCCTCGGACTGATATCTGACTCTTTGTCTCGCGCATACTTATTTACCTTTCTCCACTCCCTCAcctcttgttcttcttcttcttcttcctcctctccacaCCTCCAGTTCTTCATACTGCCTGTGTTCACCACACCAACTCCCACCATGGTGATTCCCATCCAGTCGCGCCTTCGCGACATGTCGCTCACCAAAGCGGCCGCACTGGCTCCCGTGGCTAGTACCGACCCAGCGCAAGTCTGCTTCAGCTGGAGTGGCAGCTCCTACGACTCTTCACCCATGTCCAACCCAtcggcaccaccacccaccccCAGCGACTCTCTGCTGGATATCAGCCCACGCAAAACCTCTTTCTCCAGCGAGTTGGGCATGGgcgccgcctgcgccttCCCCTCCTGGCCCAACCGCCCATCACTATCACGCAGCGAGTCTCCGGACTCGTTCTCCAATGCTTATCTCTCAGACGAGGATCTACTCTGGATGCCTGCTCCCCCAacaaccgccaccacctccaccaacaacagcagcgccatcGAGGACGCGCCATGTAAGGACGCCCTCGCCTTCCCGGCCTCCATGAAcatggagcagcagctcgagcgcatccgcgccgcggccgccgaggaggaagaccGCGCCCGCTTCCTGGCCAGGGTCGACGCACACGCCCGCGCCACGCAGGCCCTGCGcgtggccaagctggccatcaTCAACGAGCGCGAGATGGCCTCGAccaagcgcaagaagcgtCGCGCCGTGGCCACGCACAGCAAGCGGCGCGCTCACTCGTCATCGGCCAAGGTGATGGTAAATGCCTAACCTGGCCAATACCACAAACCCAACGGGCTGCGCAGGCGCTATCCAACCTTCACTTCACCGCATGTCTTCTTTCCTGCCAACTATTTGCCAAATTTACATCACCCGTGATACCCGCGCCTGACTCGACCAAATCCATCACACCATCAACCCCCACGCGTCAGCCCTAACTCCATACTCCCCGCGCTTACCTAATCTGCCTACCTCACCGCTTCTCTTATCTTTTCAAGCGTTGGCGTTGGATCATCACATCAATACCCGAGCATTTTCCCGAACCTGGACCGGTGTTTTTTCGTCGTTGTTGCTTTTTTGACTTTTTCCCTTAGCGCCTCATCTGAGGATTATTCCTGATTCCTGATACCCCCACTCATGTTGATTCCTGTTCGTTTTCGTGTTCATTTTCGTTTATTTTCGTTTATCCGCGCCCTGCGCATCCCGCGCTGCCCCTCATTTGTCTATCACTCTCGGTGTACCGCTGTCCGATGAGTCTAGACGGGACCCTCTGAGTCAGATAACACGGTAGCAGTGGCCCTTTCTCGAGGTAGCAAAAGGACTATTCATAATAATTCAAACAAATCCGAAACTATTACTATAATTGGTCTTACTCGCCCCTTCGTAGTAttctgatgatgattattattattattattattataaaTTATAAATTCATCTCTGCCACACCTGTCACCCGGAAGAGTCAGACTTATTTGTGTCACTCCGCAAAAGGTCGATGGTGATAGGATCGCTGACATATTCTTCAGCTCGGCGCTGCCCTGCCCGCCTTACGCGCGGCCTAGGGTCCGGCCTAGGGTCCGGCCGCTGAGGTGAGGCGAGGATGTCAGGCATACCATGACAAGGGTTGCAGATGAGATCAGATTGTGGATGGGTTGCATGTGCAGATGGAGCATGTGGATGTACTTTGCATGTGGTGGCGTACTGATAACGGGTTTAGAAGTATAGCGGTGAAGCCAAGGTTATGAAGTATTGTTGACGAAATTAGATGTATTATTAAGAATAGCTCCAACCTAGTTTGCAGCAGACGGTGAGTATAGGTTTAGTTCTATCAAGGTATCCAAGCAGACAGAAAACCAGcccaagaaagaagaccctgCCTACAGCCCATTCCCAAGTAATTCGGCCCCCACCTCCTTCAACAACGGCTCCTTCTGCAAAGCCGGCACCGCCGACTTGGACGCCACCGTTTCTGTAGCGCCCATGGCGCGACAaagatccaccagcgcgcCGTCCAGCGGAGCCTCGTAGACCAGCAAGCCTAGCGCAAAAAGCAAGCCATGCAGGGCCTCGGGACTCTGCTCTTCGCGCGAGATGGCCTCGAGCAGGGACGCCATCAGTTCGACCTGGTCTTCCTCGGCGAGGGGGTCTGGATTTCCCCCGAAGCGAGCGTTGTGGTTGAATGCGGCGAGATTGTaggcgaaggaggcggcCACGACGCGCAGGTTCTGGTGCGAATCTAGTAGAGAGTTGATGGCGAGGCGGAGGCAGGTTGTGCGGAGGGGAGATGTGGAGGAGATGAGTTGGGCCGGGTATAGAGCTGTGCTGAAAAGGTTGCAGGCTAGTTGAAGGGCGACGATGCGGAGGTTGTAGGGAACGGAGGTgaggtcttcttcttggtgggagaggggagagaggagcGTGAGGAGGGTGGCATGGTTGGTCTCTTCTGCGAAGTAGCCGCTCACGCGCGGGTCTAGGAAGAGTAGAcggacgaggtcgacgacTGCGAAATGGCTGTCACTGGGGAGAGTGGCATAGGAAGATTGTAATGATGCTGCGAAGGAGGGGAGATCGGGAGCTCGCGCGTccgcagctggagcagcagagtGCCGGCACTTGACAAATTCAATCACTGGTGCAATGTTCGGATCCTGTTTGAAGGCGGCGGGAAGCTTTTGGAGGAGCTTGTCGAGAGGTGGAACCTTTTTGTACGTGACAAAGTTGGTGATCGACCGCTGTAGGCTGGAAAGCCGGAGATTTCGGtgcggatgagctggatgagccatctccagcagcatgcGAACATTTCCCTGAAGCTGAGCCGGGTTGGCACCGCTCCATTCATCCAACTTTTGGCCCTTGAGGAAGGTCATGAAGGTGGGCGTTGCGCGCACGCTGTATTTCATGCTGATGTCATATGCAGACCCAACATCGACTTTGATGAGAGTCGCGCGGTCACCCGCTTCCACGGCAAGCTCGTCATAGGTTGGGTAGACGACCTTGCAGGGAGGACATGTTGATGACGTGAAAAAGATCACTGCACAGGAGTTCGTCGCGGCAGCTAGCTCGTCCtcgagctggcggagatTGCTCACCATCCGGACCATGCCTGTTGGTCGTCTTGGCCCAGGGGCAATAGCAggagcaggggcagcagGTCGAGCTGTTGGTGGCCGAACGGGTCCCGGCCCAGTACCCTGCGTAACGCCGCGGAGGGTGTTCTCGATCTGGGGTTTCATC
Encoded proteins:
- a CDS encoding uncharacterized protein (ID:PFLUO_005103-T1.cds;~source:funannotate), encoding MVIPIQSRLRDMSLTKAAALAPVASTDPAQVCFSWSGSSYDSSPMSNPSAPPPTPSDSLLDISPRKTSFSSELGMGAACAFPSWPNRPSLSRSESPDSFSNAYLSDEDLLWMPAPPTTATTSTNNSSAIEDAPCKDALAFPASMNMEQQLERIRAAAAEEEDRARFLARVDAHARATQALRVAKLAIINEREMASTKRKKRRAVATHSKRRAHSSSAKVMVNA
- a CDS encoding uncharacterized protein (ID:PFLUO_005104-T1.cds;~source:funannotate) translates to MDVELYIYDLSKGLARMYSLPLTGTQMDAIYHTSLVVNGVEYYFGQGIQTAAPGSTHHGQPMEKLHMGQTELPADVIEEYLGSLAEIYTPESYDLFLHNCNNFTQDFAMFLVGKSIPDRIRNLPRDFLETPFGQMMKPQIENTLRGVTQGTGPGPVRPPTARPAAPAPAIAPGPRRPTGMVRMVSNLRQLEDELAAATNSCAVIFFTSSTCPPCKVVYPTYDELAVEAGDRATLIKVDVGSAYDISMKYSVRATPTFMTFLKGQKLDEWSGANPAQLQGNVRMLLEMAHPAHPHRNLRLSSLQRSITNFVTYKKVPPLDKLLQKLPAAFKQDPNIAPVIEFVKCRHSAAPAADARAPDLPSFAASLQSSYATLPSDSHFAVVDLVRLLFLDPRVSGYFAEETNHATLLTLLSPLSHQEEDLTSVPYNLRIVALQLACNLFSTALYPAQLISSTSPLRTTCLRLAINSLLDSHQNLRVVAASFAYNLAAFNHNARFGGNPDPLAEEDQVELMASLLEAISREEQSPEALHGLLFALGLLVYEAPLDGALVDLCRAMGATETVASKSAVPALQKEPLLKEVGAELLGNGL